A DNA window from Streptomyces sp. CA-278952 contains the following coding sequences:
- a CDS encoding enoyl-CoA hydratase family protein, whose amino-acid sequence MTLIGRTADRGVATLTLDSPANRNALSASLVGEARAALAACAADDTVRAVLLTHTGTTFCAGADLKEPPDPEAFVGLMREIVALPKPVVARVTGHVRAGGLGLLAACDIAVAGPASTFALTESRLGLAPAVISLTLLPRLDRTAANRYYLTGERFDAAEAARIALVTVAAEDVDQALVPILDGLRRASPQGLAASKELVTATVLRSFDQYAEDLVARSAALFASDEAREGMTAFIERRDPAWVR is encoded by the coding sequence GTGACCCTGATCGGACGGACGGCGGACCGGGGAGTGGCGACGCTGACCCTGGACTCCCCGGCGAACCGCAACGCGCTCTCCGCCTCCCTGGTGGGCGAAGCGCGCGCGGCACTGGCGGCGTGCGCGGCGGACGACACCGTACGGGCGGTGCTGCTCACCCACACCGGCACGACGTTCTGCGCCGGGGCGGACCTCAAGGAGCCGCCGGACCCGGAGGCGTTCGTGGGCCTGATGCGGGAGATCGTCGCGCTGCCCAAACCGGTCGTCGCCCGGGTGACGGGCCATGTCCGGGCGGGCGGCCTGGGCCTGCTGGCGGCGTGCGACATCGCGGTGGCGGGCCCGGCCTCGACCTTCGCCCTCACGGAGTCCCGCCTCGGCCTGGCCCCGGCGGTCATCTCCCTCACCCTGCTGCCGCGCCTGGACCGCACGGCGGCGAACCGCTACTACCTCACCGGTGAGCGCTTCGACGCGGCGGAGGCGGCCAGGATCGCCCTGGTCACGGTGGCCGCCGAGGACGTCGACCAGGCACTCGTCCCCATCCTGGACGGCCTGCGCCGGGCTTCGCCGCAGGGGCTGGCCGCATCGAAGGAGCTGGTCACGGCTACCGTGCTGAGGAGCTTCGACCAGTACGCCGAAGACCTCGTCGCCCGATCCGCCGCGTTGTTCGCCTCCGACGAGGCGAGGGAGGGGATGACGGCCTTCATCGAACGACGGGACCCGGCATGGGTGCGGTGA
- a CDS encoding acyl-CoA dehydrogenase family protein — protein MSTARTAAGTTLETEEHQALRAAVAALGKRYGRDYMTTVLREGAHTDELWAEAAKLGYLGVNLPEEYGGGGGGMAELSIVLEELGAAGSPLLMMIVSPAICGTVIARFGTDEQKRTWLRGLADGSLTMAFGITEPDAGSNSHRITTTARRDGTGPDADWLLTGRKVFVSGVDIADATLIVGRTEDARSGKLKPCLFIVPRDAEGFGRHQIDMELHAPEKQFELVLDDVRLPADALVGDEDAGLLQLFAGLNPERIMTAAFGIGMGRFALGKAVEYARTRQVWKAPIGSHQAIAHPLATAHIDLELSRLMMQKAARLYDEGDDVGAGEAANMAKYAAGEACVKAVDQAVHTLGGNGLTREYGLASLITASRVARIAPVSREMILNYVSHQTLGLPKSY, from the coding sequence ATGAGCACCGCCCGCACCGCCGCCGGCACCACCCTCGAGACCGAAGAGCACCAGGCCCTGCGCGCCGCCGTCGCCGCCCTCGGCAAGCGGTACGGGCGCGACTACATGACCACCGTCCTCCGCGAGGGCGCCCACACCGACGAGCTGTGGGCGGAGGCCGCCAAGCTCGGCTACCTCGGGGTGAACCTCCCCGAGGAGTACGGCGGCGGAGGCGGCGGGATGGCCGAACTCTCGATCGTCCTGGAGGAGTTGGGTGCGGCCGGCTCGCCCCTCCTCATGATGATCGTGTCGCCCGCGATCTGCGGCACGGTCATCGCCCGCTTCGGCACGGACGAACAGAAGCGGACGTGGCTGCGGGGCCTCGCCGACGGAAGCCTCACCATGGCCTTCGGCATCACCGAGCCCGACGCCGGCTCCAACTCCCATCGCATCACCACCACCGCCCGCCGCGACGGCACGGGCCCGGACGCCGACTGGCTGCTCACCGGCCGCAAGGTCTTCGTGTCCGGCGTCGACATAGCCGACGCCACGCTGATCGTCGGCCGCACCGAGGACGCCCGCTCGGGGAAGCTGAAACCCTGCCTGTTCATCGTCCCGCGCGACGCCGAGGGCTTCGGCCGGCACCAGATCGACATGGAACTCCACGCCCCCGAGAAGCAGTTCGAGCTGGTCCTGGACGACGTACGCCTGCCGGCCGACGCCCTGGTCGGCGACGAGGACGCGGGCCTCCTCCAGCTCTTCGCGGGACTCAACCCCGAACGGATCATGACGGCCGCGTTCGGCATCGGCATGGGCCGCTTCGCGCTCGGCAAGGCCGTCGAGTATGCCCGTACCCGGCAGGTGTGGAAGGCCCCGATCGGCTCCCACCAGGCCATCGCGCACCCGCTGGCCACCGCGCACATCGACCTGGAGCTGTCGCGCCTGATGATGCAGAAGGCGGCCCGGCTGTACGACGAGGGCGACGACGTCGGGGCGGGCGAGGCGGCGAACATGGCGAAGTACGCGGCCGGGGAAGCGTGCGTGAAGGCGGTCGACCAGGCCGTGCACACCCTCGGCGGCAACGGCCTGACCCGCGAGTACGGCCTTGCCTCCCTGATCACCGCGTCCCGGGTCGCCCGGATCGCCCCGGTCAGCCGCGAGATGATCCTCAACTACGTCTCGCACCAGACGCTGGGCCTGCCGAAGTCGTACTGA
- a CDS encoding acyl-CoA carboxylase subunit beta, whose protein sequence is MTGLPTGLDTDGPEYAANRATMVAKLAELETEHAKALAGGGEKYVARHRKRGKLPARERIELLVDPDTPFLELSPLAAWGSDYAVGASLVTGIGVVEGVECLITANDPTVRGGASNPWTLKKALRANEIAFANRLPAISLVESGGADLPSQKEIFIPGGALFRDITRLSAAGIPTVAVVFGNSTAGGAYVPGMSDHTVMIKDRSKVFLGGPPLVKMATGEESDDESLGGAEMHARISGLADHFAVDEHDAIRQARRIVARLNWRKAHPDPGPAEPPKYDEDELLGIVPGDLKAPFDPREVIARLVDGSDFDTFKPLYGTSLVTGWARLHGYPVGILANAQGVLFSEESQKAAQFIQLANQRDIPLLFLHNTTGYMVGKEYEQGGIIKHGAMMINAVANSKVPHLSVLMGASYGAGHYGMCGRAYDPRFLFAWPSSKSAVMGPQQLAGVLSIVARASAAAKGQPYDDEADAGLRAMVEQQIEAESLPVFLSGRLYDDGVIDPRDTRTVLGMCLSAIHTAPVEGARGGFGVFRM, encoded by the coding sequence ATGACCGGCCTGCCCACCGGGCTCGACACCGACGGCCCCGAGTACGCGGCCAACCGGGCCACCATGGTGGCCAAACTCGCCGAGCTGGAGACCGAGCACGCCAAGGCGCTCGCGGGCGGCGGCGAGAAGTACGTCGCCCGGCACCGGAAGCGCGGCAAGCTCCCGGCCCGCGAGCGGATCGAGCTGCTCGTCGACCCCGACACCCCGTTCCTGGAACTGTCGCCGCTGGCCGCGTGGGGCAGCGATTACGCGGTCGGCGCCTCGCTCGTCACGGGGATCGGGGTGGTGGAGGGCGTCGAGTGCCTGATCACCGCCAACGACCCGACGGTACGCGGCGGGGCCTCGAACCCGTGGACGCTGAAGAAGGCCCTGCGCGCCAACGAGATCGCCTTCGCCAACCGGCTCCCTGCCATCAGCCTGGTGGAGTCCGGCGGGGCCGACCTGCCGTCCCAGAAGGAGATCTTCATCCCGGGCGGTGCCCTCTTCCGCGATATCACCCGGCTCTCCGCCGCCGGAATCCCCACCGTGGCCGTCGTGTTCGGCAACTCCACGGCCGGAGGCGCGTACGTCCCCGGCATGTCCGACCACACCGTGATGATCAAGGACCGGTCCAAGGTCTTCCTCGGCGGACCGCCCCTGGTGAAGATGGCGACCGGCGAGGAGAGCGACGACGAGTCCCTCGGCGGCGCCGAGATGCACGCCCGCATCTCCGGGCTCGCCGACCACTTCGCCGTCGACGAGCACGACGCGATCCGGCAGGCCCGGCGGATCGTCGCCCGCCTCAACTGGCGCAAGGCACACCCCGATCCGGGCCCCGCCGAACCGCCGAAGTACGACGAGGACGAGCTGCTCGGCATCGTGCCGGGCGATCTGAAAGCGCCCTTCGACCCGCGCGAGGTCATCGCCCGGCTCGTCGACGGCTCGGACTTCGACACGTTCAAACCGCTGTACGGGACGAGCCTGGTCACCGGCTGGGCTCGGCTGCACGGCTACCCGGTCGGGATCCTCGCCAACGCCCAGGGGGTGCTGTTCAGCGAGGAGTCCCAGAAGGCCGCCCAGTTCATCCAGTTGGCGAACCAGCGCGACATCCCGCTCCTCTTCCTCCACAACACCACCGGCTACATGGTCGGCAAGGAGTACGAGCAGGGCGGCATCATCAAGCACGGCGCGATGATGATCAACGCGGTCGCCAACTCGAAGGTCCCGCACCTGTCGGTCCTGATGGGCGCGTCCTACGGGGCCGGCCACTACGGCATGTGCGGCCGTGCCTACGATCCGCGCTTCCTCTTCGCCTGGCCGAGCAGCAAGTCCGCCGTCATGGGACCGCAGCAGCTCGCCGGGGTCCTGTCCATCGTCGCCCGCGCCTCCGCCGCCGCCAAGGGGCAGCCGTACGACGACGAGGCCGACGCCGGGCTGCGGGCGATGGTGGAGCAGCAGATCGAGGCGGAGTCGCTGCCGGTGTTCCTGTCCGGGCGGCTGTACGACGACGGGGTCATCGACCCGCGCGACACCCGGACCGTCCTCGGCATGTGCCTGTCCGCGATCCACACCGCACCGGTCGAGGGCGCCCGCGGCGGCTTCGGCGTCTTCCGGATGTGA
- a CDS encoding ATP-binding protein translates to MTIDTLLVANRGEIACRIFRTCRDLGITTVAVHSDADAGALHVREADLAVRLPGAAPADTYLRGDLLVAAALAAGADAVHPGYGFLSENAAFAAAVRDAGLVWVGPPVKAIELMASKTRAKELMGGAGVPLLAPVDPATADPDDLPLLLKAASGGGGRGMRIVRELDALPGELLAAAAEAAAAFGDGEVFAEPYVERGRHVEVQVMADEHDTVWALGTRDCSLQRRHQKVIEEAPAPGLDDALRTRLHEAAVAAARAVGYRGAGTVEFLVSAEGHPYFLEMNTRLQVEHPVTEAVFGIDLVALQLRVAEGEPLEPAPPSPSGHAVEARLYAEDPARDWQPQTGALLALDVPQAPGLRLDTGYTGGDTIGVHYDPMLAKVIAHAPTRAGAVRLLARALERARVHGPVTNRDLLVRSLRHPDFAAPRLDTGFYDRHLAALTAPAPGRDPATAALAAALAAAVRTTASGGPAPTRFGAWRNVASGPQVKRYRSEPDGTEYEAAYRTPRTGVPEPHDAPGVRVLTVTPDRVTLEVGGVARPFTVTADRDGDRVYVDTADTSYAFTALPRFTDPATHTEPGSLLAPMPGTVVRLAEGLAAGAPVEAGQPLIWLEAMKMEHRILAPASGTLTALHAAPGLQVEVGALLAVVQEDPAAIPVPEETA, encoded by the coding sequence ATGACCATCGACACCCTGCTCGTCGCCAACCGGGGCGAGATCGCCTGCCGGATCTTCCGCACCTGCCGCGACCTGGGCATCACCACGGTCGCCGTGCACTCCGACGCGGACGCCGGCGCCCTGCACGTACGGGAGGCCGACCTCGCCGTACGCCTGCCGGGCGCGGCCCCCGCCGACACGTATCTGCGCGGCGACCTCCTCGTGGCCGCCGCGCTGGCCGCCGGGGCGGACGCCGTGCACCCCGGCTACGGCTTCCTCTCCGAGAACGCCGCCTTCGCCGCCGCCGTGCGGGACGCGGGCCTGGTGTGGGTGGGCCCGCCGGTGAAGGCCATCGAGCTGATGGCGTCCAAGACCCGGGCCAAGGAGCTGATGGGCGGGGCCGGGGTCCCGTTGCTGGCCCCCGTGGACCCGGCGACGGCGGACCCCGACGATCTGCCGCTGCTGCTGAAGGCGGCGTCCGGCGGCGGCGGACGCGGCATGCGGATCGTCCGCGAACTCGACGCGCTCCCCGGCGAACTGCTCGCGGCCGCCGCCGAGGCCGCGGCCGCCTTCGGGGACGGAGAGGTCTTTGCCGAGCCGTACGTGGAGCGCGGCCGGCACGTCGAGGTCCAGGTGATGGCGGACGAGCACGACACCGTGTGGGCGCTCGGCACCCGGGACTGCTCGCTCCAGCGCCGCCACCAGAAGGTCATCGAGGAGGCCCCCGCCCCGGGCCTGGACGACGCCCTGCGCACCCGGCTCCACGAGGCGGCGGTGGCGGCTGCCCGGGCGGTCGGCTACCGGGGCGCGGGGACCGTGGAGTTCCTGGTCTCCGCCGAAGGCCACCCCTACTTCCTGGAGATGAACACCCGCCTCCAGGTCGAACACCCGGTCACGGAGGCCGTGTTCGGGATCGACCTGGTCGCCCTGCAACTGCGGGTGGCGGAGGGCGAGCCGCTGGAGCCGGCGCCCCCGTCGCCGTCGGGCCACGCGGTCGAGGCCCGGCTCTACGCCGAGGACCCCGCCCGGGACTGGCAGCCGCAGACCGGCGCGCTCCTCGCCCTGGACGTCCCGCAAGCGCCGGGCCTGCGCCTGGACACCGGGTACACCGGCGGCGACACCATCGGCGTGCACTACGACCCGATGCTGGCCAAGGTGATCGCCCACGCCCCGACCCGCGCCGGGGCCGTCCGGCTGCTGGCCCGCGCGCTGGAGCGGGCCCGGGTCCACGGCCCGGTCACCAACCGCGACCTGCTCGTACGGTCGTTGCGCCACCCGGACTTCGCGGCGCCGCGCCTGGACACCGGGTTCTACGACCGGCACCTGGCGGCCCTGACCGCCCCGGCCCCCGGCCGGGACCCGGCGACGGCCGCCCTCGCCGCGGCCCTGGCGGCAGCCGTCCGCACCACCGCCTCCGGCGGCCCCGCCCCCACCCGCTTCGGGGCCTGGCGCAACGTGGCATCCGGGCCGCAGGTCAAGCGCTACCGGAGCGAGCCCGACGGGACCGAGTACGAGGCCGCCTACCGCACCCCGCGCACCGGCGTCCCGGAACCGCACGACGCCCCGGGCGTCCGGGTCCTCACCGTCACCCCGGACCGGGTCACCCTCGAAGTGGGCGGCGTGGCACGGCCCTTCACGGTCACCGCCGACCGTGACGGCGACCGGGTGTACGTGGACACCGCCGACACCTCGTACGCCTTCACCGCCCTGCCCCGCTTCACCGACCCCGCCACGCACACCGAACCGGGCTCCCTGCTCGCCCCGATGCCCGGGACCGTCGTCCGCCTCGCGGAGGGCCTGGCCGCCGGGGCCCCCGTCGAGGCCGGGCAGCCGCTGATCTGGCTGGAGGCGATGAAGATGGAGCACCGCATCCTCGCCCCCGCCTCCGGCACCCTCACCGCCCTGCACGCCGCCCCCGGACTCCAGGTCGAGGTCGGCGCGCTGCTCGCCGTGGTCCAGGAGGACCCGGCCGCCATCCCCGTACCGGAGGAGACCGCATGA
- a CDS encoding acyclic terpene utilization AtuA family protein — MSAPAPLRIGNASGFYGDRFDALREMLIGGPLDVVTGDYLAELTMLILGRSRLKDPDKGYATTFLRQLEEGLGLAHERGVRIVANAGGLNPAGLADAVRQLAAKVGVPVTVAHVEGDSLPVPDGFLTANAYLGGSGIAACLRAGADVVVTGRVTDAALVTGPAAAHFGWGPDDLDALAGAVVAGHVLECGTQVTGGNYAFFREHDARLLRRPGFPLAEIHADGSSVITKHDGTGGVVDVGTVTAQLLYETGGARYAGPDVTARLDTVTLTPDGPDRVRIDGVRGEAPPPSLKAGLTRLGGWRNEVAFVLTGLDIEAKAGLVQAQFADALARVGGRPPAEVRWELARTDHADADTEERASALLRLVVRDRDADAVGRAVSGAAVELALGSYPGFHVTAPPGRGAPYGVFEARAVPAADVEHTAVLPDGRREVQEPPSRTQELAEPDAPPLTEPYPASTPTRRAPLGLIAGARSGDKGGDANVGVWVRDDDAWRWLAHELTVERLKELLPETAALTVVRHVLPGLRALNFTVHGLLGEGVAAQARFDPQAKALGEWLRSRSLPVPVPLLEGVPLPEVTA, encoded by the coding sequence GTGAGCGCCCCCGCGCCCCTCCGGATCGGCAACGCCTCCGGCTTCTACGGCGACCGGTTCGACGCGCTGCGCGAGATGCTGATCGGCGGCCCCCTCGACGTCGTCACCGGGGACTACCTCGCCGAGCTGACCATGCTCATCCTCGGCCGGAGCCGCCTCAAGGACCCGGACAAGGGCTACGCCACCACCTTCCTGCGCCAGTTGGAGGAAGGGCTCGGCCTCGCCCACGAGCGCGGGGTGCGGATCGTCGCCAACGCGGGCGGCCTCAACCCGGCCGGACTGGCCGACGCGGTGAGGCAGTTGGCTGCAAAGGTCGGCGTGCCCGTCACCGTCGCCCACGTCGAGGGCGACAGCCTGCCCGTCCCGGACGGGTTCCTCACCGCCAACGCCTACCTCGGCGGCTCCGGGATCGCCGCCTGTCTGCGGGCCGGGGCGGATGTCGTCGTCACCGGCCGGGTCACCGACGCGGCCCTGGTCACCGGGCCCGCCGCCGCCCACTTCGGCTGGGGCCCGGACGACCTGGACGCGCTCGCCGGAGCCGTCGTCGCCGGGCACGTCCTGGAGTGCGGCACGCAGGTGACCGGCGGGAACTACGCGTTCTTCCGCGAGCACGACGCCCGCCTCCTGCGCCGCCCCGGCTTCCCGCTCGCCGAGATCCACGCCGACGGCTCCTCGGTCATCACCAAGCACGACGGTACGGGCGGGGTCGTCGACGTCGGCACCGTCACCGCCCAACTCCTCTACGAGACCGGCGGAGCCCGGTACGCGGGCCCCGACGTCACCGCCCGCCTCGACACCGTGACGCTGACCCCGGACGGCCCGGACCGGGTCCGTATCGACGGCGTACGAGGCGAGGCCCCGCCGCCCAGCCTCAAGGCGGGGCTCACCCGGCTCGGCGGCTGGCGCAACGAGGTCGCCTTCGTCCTCACCGGCCTGGACATCGAGGCCAAAGCGGGCCTGGTGCAAGCCCAGTTCGCCGATGCCCTGGCACGGGTCGGCGGGCGCCCGCCGGCCGAGGTGCGCTGGGAGCTGGCCCGGACCGACCACGCCGACGCCGACACCGAGGAGCGGGCCAGCGCCCTGCTGCGGCTCGTCGTCCGCGACAGGGACGCCGACGCGGTCGGCCGGGCCGTCTCCGGGGCCGCCGTGGAGCTGGCCCTCGGCAGCTACCCGGGCTTCCACGTCACCGCCCCACCCGGAAGGGGCGCGCCCTACGGGGTGTTCGAGGCCAGGGCCGTGCCGGCGGCGGACGTCGAGCACACCGCCGTACTGCCGGACGGCCGCAGAGAAGTACAGGAACCTCCCTCCCGCACCCAGGAGTTGGCCGAACCCGACGCGCCGCCGCTCACCGAGCCGTATCCCGCCTCCACCCCCACCCGGCGCGCACCCCTCGGTCTGATCGCGGGCGCCCGCAGCGGCGACAAGGGCGGCGACGCCAACGTGGGCGTCTGGGTGCGCGACGACGACGCCTGGCGCTGGTTGGCGCACGAGTTGACCGTCGAGCGGCTGAAGGAACTCCTGCCGGAGACCGCCGCCCTGACCGTCGTGCGCCATGTGCTGCCGGGCCTCCGCGCCCTGAACTTCACCGTCCACGGCCTGCTGGGCGAGGGCGTCGCCGCGCAGGCCCGCTTCGACCCGCAGGCCAAGGCGCTGGGGGAGTGGCTGCGGTCCCGGTCGCTGCCCGTCCCCGTACCGCTGCTGGAAGGCGTCCCCCTCCCGGAGGTGACCGCATGA
- a CDS encoding serine hydrolase domain-containing protein: MRRSPTRRLYAAMLLAASVLVPMAVTPAPAVHAAGLDRHHQHHQHTGNDRPGGHDRHGQDDCPPGGLGPELTAKLDQAIADVREQAGIPGVVVGLWMPGKGSYVHADGVADTATGEPMSADTRIRIGSETKTFTVTALLQLVDDKLVKLDDPISRYVSGVRNGDRITLRQLAGMRSGLFPYTADADFVHDLLSDPYRSFTPRGVLAYGMKHKNTFEPGAEFQYSNSNLVLLGLVIEKVTGQKLREVIHERVLRPAHLHNTLFPTGAEFPEPHARGYTDQTLSGETEDATEWNPSWAWAAGAMISDLHDLRRWAKVVATGELLSPATQAQRLRTQPTGFPGLSYGLGIFDADGWIGHNGSLPGYETVTVYLPSQKATLVIMINTDSLSDGQEPSTLLARAVTRIATPDHVYDGSASREPAAPATS, translated from the coding sequence GTGCGACGCTCCCCCACCCGACGCCTGTACGCCGCGATGCTGCTCGCGGCGTCCGTACTGGTCCCGATGGCCGTGACTCCCGCCCCGGCGGTCCACGCCGCTGGGCTCGACCGGCACCATCAGCACCATCAGCACACCGGGAACGACCGACCCGGCGGACACGACCGGCACGGTCAGGACGACTGTCCGCCCGGCGGTCTCGGTCCCGAGCTGACCGCCAAGCTGGACCAGGCCATCGCGGACGTCCGCGAGCAGGCCGGTATTCCCGGCGTCGTCGTCGGACTGTGGATGCCGGGGAAGGGCAGCTACGTCCACGCCGACGGCGTCGCCGACACGGCCACCGGTGAGCCGATGTCGGCCGACACCCGGATCCGGATCGGCAGTGAGACCAAGACGTTCACGGTCACCGCGCTGCTCCAGCTCGTCGACGACAAGCTCGTCAAGCTGGACGACCCGATCTCCCGTTACGTCTCCGGCGTGCGCAACGGCGACCGGATCACGCTGCGCCAGCTCGCCGGGATGCGCAGCGGCCTGTTCCCGTACACCGCCGACGCGGACTTCGTGCACGACCTGCTGAGCGATCCGTACCGCTCGTTCACCCCGCGGGGCGTGCTCGCGTACGGCATGAAGCACAAGAACACCTTCGAGCCGGGTGCGGAGTTCCAGTACTCCAACTCCAACCTCGTCCTCCTCGGCCTGGTGATCGAGAAGGTCACCGGCCAGAAGCTCCGCGAGGTCATCCACGAGCGGGTGCTCCGCCCCGCCCACCTGCACAACACGCTCTTCCCGACCGGGGCCGAGTTCCCCGAGCCGCACGCCCGCGGCTACACCGACCAGACGCTGAGCGGCGAGACCGAGGACGCCACGGAGTGGAACCCCTCGTGGGCGTGGGCGGCCGGCGCGATGATCTCCGATCTGCACGACCTGCGCCGCTGGGCCAAGGTCGTCGCCACCGGGGAGCTGCTGAGCCCCGCTACCCAGGCGCAGCGGCTCAGGACGCAGCCGACCGGCTTCCCGGGGCTCAGCTACGGCCTCGGCATCTTCGACGCCGACGGGTGGATCGGGCACAACGGTTCCCTGCCGGGGTACGAGACCGTGACCGTCTACCTGCCCTCGCAGAAGGCCACTCTGGTCATCATGATCAACACGGACTCCCTGAGCGATGGCCAGGAGCCGTCCACCCTGCTCGCCCGCGCGGTCACGCGGATCGCCACCCCGGACCACGTCTACGACGGCAGCGCCTCCCGGGAGCCGGCCGCCCCGGCCACTTCCTGA
- a CDS encoding TetR/AcrR family transcriptional regulator, with the protein MGAVTPPSSPLKSAHAPKQDRSRATRQRLLEAAVACLAEHGWAGSTVSVVAERAGVSRGAAQHHFPTREDLFTGAVEYVAEERSAALRTLPVQGRAEVVAALVDLYTGPLFRAALHLWVAASNEAQLRPRVTELEARVGRETHRIAVELLGADESRPGARETVQGLLDMARGLGLANLLTDDAARRARVVAQWAALVEEGLGR; encoded by the coding sequence ATGGGTGCGGTGACACCACCTTCCAGCCCTCTGAAATCCGCCCACGCGCCGAAGCAGGACCGCAGCCGGGCGACCCGGCAGCGGCTCCTGGAGGCGGCGGTGGCCTGCCTGGCCGAACACGGCTGGGCGGGCTCCACCGTCTCCGTCGTCGCCGAGCGGGCCGGCGTCTCGCGCGGCGCGGCCCAGCACCACTTCCCGACCCGCGAGGACCTGTTCACGGGGGCGGTGGAGTACGTCGCCGAGGAACGCTCCGCCGCGCTGCGCACGCTCCCCGTCCAGGGCCGCGCCGAGGTGGTCGCGGCCCTGGTCGACCTCTACACCGGCCCCCTGTTCCGGGCCGCGCTCCACCTCTGGGTCGCCGCCTCCAACGAGGCCCAGCTCCGGCCGCGCGTGACGGAACTGGAGGCGCGGGTGGGCCGGGAGACGCACCGGATCGCCGTCGAGCTGCTGGGCGCGGACGAATCCCGCCCCGGGGCGCGCGAAACGGTCCAGGGCCTCCTCGACATGGCCCGCGGCCTCGGCCTCGCCAACCTCCTCACCGACGACGCCGCCCGGCGGGCCCGGGTGGTGGCGCAGTGGGCGGCGCTGGTGGAGGAGGGGCTGGGGCGATAG
- a CDS encoding 4-coumarate--CoA ligase family protein: MVFRSEYADVPALDTPIHDAVLGEAAGFGDTVALIDGTNGATLTYAQLDGFHRRIAAALAEAGLRKGDVLALHSPNTIAYPAVFYGATRAGASVTTVHPLATPEELAKQLADSGAKWIVTVSPLLTTARRAAELTGGIRQIYVCDQAEEHTSILDMLSSTAPVPEIAIDPGEDIAALPYSSGTTGTPKGVMLTHRSIATNLEQLRPFIPMGEGDRILAVLPFFHIYGLTALMNAPLRCGATVVVLPRFDLAQFLEAIQTHRITGLYVAPPIVLALAKHPLVGEYDLSSLQYIVSAAAPLDADLAAACSARLGLPPVRQAYGMTELSPGTHVVPLSVEQPPPGTVGKLLPGTEMRIVSLEDPATDAEEGADGEILIRGPQVMKGYLGRPDATADMIDADGWVHTGDVGRVDADGWLFVVDRVKELIKYKGYQVAPAELEALLLTHEHLADAAVIGVYDADGNEVPKAFLVRGPAADGLTVEDVLAYVAERVSPYKKVRQAEFVEAVPRAASGKILRRELRDREKTEEK; this comes from the coding sequence ATGGTGTTCCGCAGCGAGTACGCAGACGTACCGGCCCTCGACACGCCCATCCACGACGCGGTCCTCGGCGAGGCCGCCGGGTTCGGTGACACCGTCGCCCTGATCGACGGGACGAACGGCGCCACCCTCACGTACGCCCAACTCGACGGCTTCCACCGGCGCATCGCCGCCGCGCTCGCCGAGGCCGGTCTCCGCAAGGGCGACGTCCTCGCCCTCCACAGCCCCAACACCATCGCCTACCCGGCGGTCTTCTACGGGGCCACCCGCGCCGGGGCCTCCGTCACCACCGTCCACCCGCTGGCCACACCCGAGGAGCTCGCCAAACAGCTCGCCGACAGCGGCGCGAAGTGGATCGTCACCGTCTCCCCGCTCCTGACGACCGCCCGCCGGGCGGCCGAACTCACCGGCGGCATACGGCAGATCTACGTCTGCGACCAGGCGGAGGAACACACCTCCATCCTGGACATGCTCTCCTCCACCGCCCCCGTTCCGGAGATCGCCATCGACCCCGGCGAGGACATCGCGGCGCTCCCGTACAGCTCCGGCACGACGGGCACGCCCAAGGGCGTGATGCTCACGCACCGCTCGATCGCGACCAACCTGGAGCAGCTGAGACCGTTCATCCCGATGGGCGAGGGCGACCGCATCCTGGCGGTGCTGCCCTTCTTCCACATCTACGGTCTGACGGCGCTCATGAACGCCCCGCTCCGCTGCGGGGCGACGGTCGTCGTCCTGCCCCGCTTCGATCTGGCGCAGTTTCTGGAGGCCATCCAGACGCACCGGATCACCGGCCTGTACGTGGCCCCGCCGATCGTGCTGGCCCTGGCGAAGCACCCGCTGGTGGGGGAGTACGACCTCTCCTCGCTCCAGTACATCGTCAGCGCCGCCGCCCCGCTCGACGCCGACCTGGCCGCCGCCTGTTCGGCCCGCCTGGGACTGCCGCCGGTGCGGCAGGCGTACGGGATGACGGAGCTGTCGCCGGGGACGCACGTGGTGCCGCTCTCCGTCGAGCAGCCGCCGCCGGGGACGGTCGGCAAGCTGCTGCCGGGCACCGAGATGCGGATCGTGTCGCTGGAGGACCCGGCGACGGACGCGGAGGAGGGGGCCGACGGCGAGATCCTCATCCGCGGCCCCCAGGTGATGAAGGGCTACCTGGGCCGCCCCGACGCCACCGCCGACATGATCGACGCGGACGGCTGGGTGCACACCGGCGACGTCGGGCGGGTCGACGCGGACGGCTGGCTCTTCGTCGTCGACCGGGTCAAGGAGCTGATCAAGTACAAGGGCTACCAGGTGGCCCCCGCCGAGTTGGAGGCCCTGCTCCTCACCCACGAGCACCTCGCGGACGCGGCGGTGATCGGGGTGTACGACGCGGACGGCAACGAGGTCCCGAAGGCGTTCCTGGTCCGGGGCCCGGCGGCGGACGGCCTGACGGTGGAGGACGTCCTGGCGTACGTCGCCGAACGCGTCTCCCCGTACAAGAAGGTGCGGCAGGCCGAGTTCGTCGAGGCGGTGCCCCGGGCGGCGTCCGGCAAGATCCTCCGGCGCGAGCTGCGCGACCGGGAGAAGACGGAGGAGAAGTGA